CGATCGCGCGAGGGCTGTGCTGATCGACATCGCTGATGAGGAGGTTGTGCACGCCGGCGAGTTCCTGAGGCTTCTCAAGGAGCTTGAGCCGCGCGAGGAGGAGCTGTACAAAGAGGGATACGAGGAGGTCGAGGAGATACTGGCGAAGCTCAGAAAGTGATCATCTCATCCGGACGCCGGGTTCATGCGGGGCTCTGATCCGAGCTCAGAGCCCACTACCATCTGATCGGCTGCCGGGATCAGGCGTTGAGATCGATGCTCTTTGATGATGGTGTTTATGCGCGTCGTGAAAAGAAGCCTTCGCGGTGATGAGGGTGAGATCTCTCTGGTTGCTGAGAGCCTTGACGATCTCTGGCACCTGAAGCATCTCGTATCTCCTGGAGATCTGGTCTTTGCCACAACACAGCGCAAGATCTCCGGCGCGACGGACAAGCTCCGGCCGGAGAAGGCCGAGCGGAGGACTGTGCGGCTTGGCATCGCGGTTGAGGCTGTGGAGTTCCACACATACTCAAACTGGCTCAGGATCCATGGGGTGATAAAGTCGGGGGTGGATATCGGGTCTTATCACACGCTGAACATCGAGGCCGGGTCGGAGCTCTCTATAATAAAGAGATGGCGCCCTGACGAGCTCCAGAGGATCGAGGAGGCTGTGGCAGAGTCGAACCGGCCGCGGGTCGTCCTGGCTCTCGTCGAGGAGGGCGAGGCCACAATAGGCGTCCTCCGGCAGTTCGGCGTCCAGACCGTGGCCGAGATCAGGGGAGGGAGCGGGAAAGGCTCTGGATCCAGCGTGAGAGATGATTTCCTAAAAGAGGTCGCGGATCAGATTGCGAACTCTGCTGGCGATGATGCTTATGTTGTCCTGGCAGGCCCGGGCTTCACGAAGGAGGATCTCAGGAAGGTGATGGAGGCCAGGTACCCTGATCTCCTCAAGCGCCTCACAATGGATGATGCATCATCCACAGGAAGGTCTGGATTCCAGGAGGTTCTGAGAAGAGGAACGGTTGACAGGATCGTCGAGGCGAGCAGGATATCGCGCGAGACCAGGCTGATGGACGATCTGATGAAGGAGATAGCGACAGATGGAAGGGCAGCTTACGGCATCAGAGAGGTCAGGGAGGCTGCGAACTACGGCGCGATCGAGACCCTGATGATCACGGACAATCTCGTGCGGAGGGGCGAGATGGAGGAGCTGATAAGAGATGTCACTGGAGGGCGCGGCAGGGTTGTGATATTCAGCTCGGAGTTCGAGCCTGGAGAGAGGCTTGAGGCCCTGGGCGGGGTCGCTGCGCTGCTGCGCTTCAGGATTCCAGGAGCATCGTGAGTGCAAATCTGGGGTTCGGATATGCTGCGAGGTTCGATTATACTTGCTGCATTTGGCAAAGTTCGAGGTGCAATCTGGCATCCATCTCTGATCATGCATCTCAGTGCGAGATCTTCGGATGTCCTGTGCTCTGCTGGGGCGCTTCCGGCGTCGTTTCAATCAACAGATTAAAATAGGAGATTCACAGAAAAGATAACAGTTTCAGTCTGTATCGAATTTGGATGGAGGGAAAGATTTGAAGAGAGTCATACTGCTGCTTGCAGTTATGGTTATTATAGGGATGTCCTCAGTGCACGCCAAATATGGGCTTTCTACGGATTTACAGCCAGAGGGTTATAAGTACCCAGGGGAGAAGGGCGGATATCCCAACGAGGTCGCAGAGAAGAACGTGACCTTCAACTTCGAGCAGGACGTCCAGGGCAGCGGCTACTTCATGACATACAGGTATGCCAAGGCCGGCGCGCTCGCCTTCAAGGACTACGTCCATGGCTCGGGCTCCATAGACAACGAGTTCGTGATGTTCACGCAGGAGCTCGATAAGAACACGCACCCGATAGATGCCGACTGGGTCGACGAGAACGTCTCGTGCATCTCCGTGAAGGAGGACAACGTGATGGTCTACTCGCCGTACCAGTTCGCGATCGGCGCGGGCTACTACGCTGTGAACCCGCTCGTCTTCGACTCGCTGCTCAAGGAGAAGACCTGGATAAAGAACTACCGCGCAGGAACCTCGATGCACCATGAGGTCGAGTACGCTCACGGCATAGACAAGGAGCTTGAGGTCCTTGCGAAGGAGAAGTACTTCCACCAGTACGATCCGGTGTACGAGGGAGTGGGCTACACACAGATGAAGATCAACGAGCATGTCGACAACGGCAAGGTCCACTTCGGAGTGCTCCAGGCATCTTCAGATTACACAGCGAATGCGGCCGTGCCAGCATATCCAGGCACTGCACTGACCAGCAGCGCCCTGAGCGATATACGGGCTTACAAGAACCCGGCGATAGAGATCGATGAGGACTACTTCGGTACATACGACATAACCAAGAACATGACACTGAACGTGCCGTACAAGCTCACCCAGAAGAGCGAGGACTGGCTCCCGTGCTGCTCTGGCGGCTGGGCTGATATTCCGGCTGGACTGAAGAAGGGCTTCGGCTCGAGCGCTGAGGGCATATTCGACTGCTCCTGCCTCGCGAAGGCAAGGGCCGGAATGTACGGGCCGACTGATGTGAACCCGCCATTCAAGGCGTGGGCTTAGATAGGGATCCATCCCTATCCTTTCTGTTTTATTCTGAGCAGCCGTCTGCCGTTTCTCCTCCGGATTATCAGCACAAGGCTTTTTGCTTCTCCAATCAATTAAATGCAGATGCGCTTCGAGGAATGGGATAGGATATACAAGAGGATCCTTGCCGACTTCAGCTTCTCCAGATCCAGGGATGAGGAGGCGGCGCGCGTTCTCTCCTCTCTTCTCGATTCCATCGATCAGATCACGCTGGACGAGCTCAAGGATGCTGTTCGCGGCAGGGATGTGGTGGTGTGCGGCAACGCTCCCCGCCTGAGAGATGAGATCGGAGGAATAACTCCCTCGGATGTTGTCGTGGCAGCAGACGGCGCCACATCAGTGCTTCTTGAGCATGATGTGATCCCAGACATCATAGTGACAGATCTGGATGGATGCATTCCGGACATCATCGATGCCAATCGCAGGGGATCTGCGGTCGTGGTGCATGCGCACGGGGATAACATCGATAAGCTGAAGGAGCACGTGCCGCATCTCAGGCGTGTCCTGGGAACGACGCAGGCATCGCCGCTGGAGAACGTCCACAACTTCGGAGGGTTCACAGACGGCGACAGGGCCGTGTTTCTCGCACTCGAGTTCATGCCCAAAAGCATCAGACTGATCGGGTTCGATTTTGATGATGAGAACGTCACGCCCAGAAAGTCCAAGAAGCTCAGATGGGCGAAGGTGCTCCTTGAGATCGCGCTCGGACCCAGATGCACAGATCCCTGAGCATCAACGATTCCGGACTGCTTTTATACCCGGAGCCAATCTTTCGAAGGGTGAGATTCCATTGATTCTCAGAACTCATTATTCCGGTGAGATACGTCCGGAGATGGACGGATCAGAGGTCACGCTGGCAGGACATGTCCACGAGATCAGGGATCTTGGTGGAATATGCTTTCTCGTTCTCAGAGACAGGGAGGGGCTCGCGCAGGTGACGGTTCTCACAAAGAGGGCTGACCGAAAGCTGGTGGAGACTGTGCGCGGCGTGAGCAGGGAGAGTGTGGTTCTGGTTCGCGGCAGGGTCAAGGCAGAGCCGAAGGCGCCGAACGGCTTCGAGATCCTCCCTGAGGCTGTGGAGGTGCTCTCGAGAGCGGATTCGCCCCTGCCCCTCGATCCCACGGGTAAGGTCGGCGCGGAGCTCGACACCAGGCTGGATGCGAGGTTTCTGGACCTGAGAAGACCCGCATCGATGGCCGTCTTCAAGATAGAGTCCGCTGTTATGAGAAGCCTGAGGAACACATTCTATGAGAACGGATTCATCGAGGTCTGCACGCCAAAGATCGTGGCGACCGCGACTGAGGGAGGCACAGCTCTCTTCCCGATAAGCTACTTCGAGAGGGAGGCGTTCCTGAACCAGAGCCCGCAGCTCTACAAGCAGATGCTGATGGCCACGGGCCTCGACAGGGTCTTCGAGATAGGGCCGATATTCAGGGCTGAGGAGCATGACACAAGGAGACATCTGAACGAGGCGATATCTGTGGATATAGAGATGAGCTATGCGGATCACGAGGATGTGATGTCGCTCCTGGAGAACGCTGTCTCCTCGGCTTACAGATACGTCTTGGAGAGCTGCGATAAGGAGCTACAAATTCTGGGCGTTGAGCTTGATGTCCCGAAGACTCCGTTCAGGAGGATCACATACACAGAGGCACTCGAGATGGCCAGCGAATCCGGAAAGAAAAGCATGGAGTGGGGTGATGATATAGATACTGAGACCGAGCACTACCTGGGATCTGTGATCGGAGAGCATTACTTCCTGACGGACTGGCCGAGCTCTGTGAAGCCATACTACACACAGCCATATGATGATAAACCTGAGATCTGCAAGGGTTTCGACCTCATGCATCCCACGATGGAGCTTGCGAGCGGTGCGCAGCGCGTGCATGATTACGATCTCCTAGTCAGCAGAATAAAGGAGAAGGGTCTGAACCCGGAGAGCTTCGAGTTCTACCTCAAGCCGTTCAGGTACGGAATGCCGCCACATGCAGGCTGGGGGCTGGGGCTGGCGCGTCTCGTCCAGACCATGCTCGGGCTTGAGAACATCAGGGATGCGGTGCTCTTTCCAAGAGATCGGAGGAGACTGGTCCCCTGATAAAAGGAACATGCTCAATACGTTGAGGTAAATTGCCCTCTTGGCGGATTCTGGATGAACAACTATGCCCGATGATAGCGGCTTCACTTGATCAGTAACTCAAGTACGCTCACGATATTGAGCAAATACGATAAAAGCTCTCTCTTCGTTTCCGGGCATGAGCGAATTGCATCTCAAAACCGCGCGCCCCTGAGGCATTGCAGGTGGAAATGCATTTGCTGCGGTTTTGAGACCACATCGCTCCCGTATCCTGCGGTCCATTCTGTGCGTCTGATTGCTCCTCGCTGAGAATACCAGATCGGTGGTGTTTGTGTTGTTTACGCTCAGGCGTGATCCGGTCCTCGCAGCATCTCTTCCAGTGGCCGGCATTCCGAACCGGCGAAAATATAAATAGATCCCGGAAGCCCAGTATCTTCATTTAACACAGGAGATCACCGGATGTCCCATGCGGTCAGCGTGCCTGTCCCGCTCAGCATGAACCGTGGGCGGCAGGAGGTATCTTGCTTGTTCAAGATAGAGTCGAGGAACCTATCGCTCTGGTACGGGAATAAGCAGGCTCTGAAGAACATAACCCTGGGGATTCCTGAGAACAAAATAACGGCTCTCATAGGCCCATCGGGATGCGGAAAATCTACGTTTATCAGATGCATCAACAGGATGAACGATCTCATATCAGGCGTCAGGATCGAGGGAGAGATCCTGTACGATGGGAAGAACATCTACGATAAGGACATGGATGTCGTCTCTCTCCGAAAGAAGATAGGCATGGTCTTCCAGAAGCCAAACCCCTTCCCGATGTCGATCTACGATAACGTTGCATACGGCCCGAGGATTCATGGATACAGGAACATCGACAGGATCGTGGAGCAGAGCCTGAAGGACGCCGCGCTCTGGGAGGAGGTAGAGGACAGGCTAGATCAGCCGGCCATGGGTCTGAGCGGTGGGCAGCAGCAGAGGCTCTGCATAGCAAGGGCGCTGGCCATGAGACCTGAGGTCCTGCTCTTCGACGAGCCATGCAGCGCTCTCGATCCAATATCGACAGCACGCATAGAGGGGCTCATGGAATCGCTCAGAGGAAGATACACACAGATCATAGTGACGCACAACATGCAGCAGGCTGCGAGGGTCTCTGATTACACCGCATACTTCTACATGGGGGAGATGATAGAGTTCGGGGAGACGAAGCAGATCTTCGAGAATCCCAGGGAGAGGAGCACAGAGGATTACATCACTGGAAGGTTTGGTTAGCTTTGGGGTGGGGGTTTTGAGTCCGTACAGGGAGAAGTACCACAGAGATCTGAACGCGCTCAGGACGATGACGAAGGAGCTCTCAGATCTCGTCTCCTCCTCGATAGAGAGATCTGTGGAGGCGCTCTGCAGGAACGATGCCATCCTGGCCAGGGAGGTCGTTCAGGGCGACTACGCGGTTGACGATCTGAGCGTGAAGCTGGAGAGCAAGTGCATGGAGCTCCTGGCCCTTCAGCAGCCAATGGCGAAGGACCTGAGGATGATAATCGGCATACTTAAGATCGGGATAGATCTCGAGCGCGCAGGAGATCTCGCCGTGGACATAGCCAGGGCCGTGATCCAGACAAAGGACAGGGATCATATAGAGAAGCCAGACGGCCTCTCGAGGATGGCACGCATCGCGGTTGAGATGCTGTCAGGGGCGATGGAGGCTCTCGAGAGGGGTGATCCAGAGATGGCGAGGAATGTGACGAGGCATGATTACGAGATCGATTCTCTCTACGTAAAGGTGCGTGACGCGCTGATGATGATGACGGCTGAGAACATGAGCCTCATGGACCGGACGATTCCAATGCTCATGGTGAACAGGCACCTCGAGAGGATCGGGGATCACATCTGCAACATCTGCGAGTCCATAGTTTATATGATCGAAGGGAAGAGAGAGCATCTGAATTAAGAGATCTACATGGAGACGAGAAAGGTTCAGAGGACCGGGAAATCGACGTTCATAGTCTCACTCCCCAAGGGCTGGGCGGTGAGAAACGGCATAAAGCCCGGATCCATAGTGTACATCACACAGGGGGATAGCGGGGATCTCATACTCTCACCTCAGCGGACGAGCCAGAATCTGAAGGTGAAGCTTGACATCGGGGAGAAGTCGGGAGAGGCGCTGATCAGGGACATCATCGGATGTTATCTGTCAGGGTACAGAACGATCGAGGTGGTCTCCACCTACATGACGCCGGAGCAGAAGAGGGACATACATCAGATCGTGAGCAAGCTGATCGGTCCCGAGATACTGGAGGAGACCGGTAACAAGGTTCTCATCCAGGATCTTTTGAACTCTGAGGAGCTCCAGTCAGACAGGGCTCTCAGGCGGCTCAGGACCGTCGTGAGGTCGATGATACAGGATGCGATCGACTCTCTGATAGGGATGAAGAAGAGCCTCGCAGAGGATGTCATACAGCGCGACGATGATGTGGATCGCCTCAATCTTCTTGTATCGCGCCAGTTCACCGAGATGCTCAGGACCGGCGCGCTCTCGCAGAGCTCTCTAGACGTCATCACGGCCTTCAACTACGCGCTCGCTGCATCCAACCTGGAGAGGATCGCAGATCACGCACACACCATAGCAGCTCTGGTGATCGAGCACAGCACGCCTGTCCCTGAGGACATGGCAGTTGAGCTCTCGAGGATCTCCGCGATCATTGGCGGTCTCATAGATGAGGCCATATCAGCACTGCTAAACAGAAACACAGAGACAGCTAACTCGATAATAGAGCGGACGAAGGAGATACGCAGGGAGGCGATGAGGAACCTGGAACCCATCATATCCAGCTCATCGGCGGAGAACCAGGAGGAGATCATGATGAGAATGGTGGTATCAAGCAGCATCGCGAGATTCCTGGATCACATAAAGAACATCGGCGAGTTCACCATCAATATGACACACGCCCAGCTTCACAACCATTGATCTGCCCTGGCGTTTTATCCGGCCGCGATACCCTGAGCAAAGCTGGCGCAGATGATGGCATCCGCCGAATATGCCCAATGCGTTGAGGTAAATTGCCCCTATTGGCATATTTCTGGATGAACGACTGTGCCATAGGGACTTCACTTGATCGGTAACTCAAGCGCTCTTATGTATTCAGCAACTTGAAGGACATGCAGGCTGGTTGCTGAATGAACTCATTCGCTCGCCACGAGCGCACAGCGTGACTGGTGCCTCTTCGGGCAAGTTATCAGATGGATAAGAGCGAACTCAAGTACGCTCACGATATTGAGCAAATACCATCCAACCATCGCAGCCCTTCAGCTGGCAGGTTGTCACAGGTAAATCTTAACCGAATACACACCCCCCTCCAGCTTCCTCTCAGTCCGGAGGTTGAGCCGCTCGAACATCCTCAGAACCGCCTGGTTCTCCACAAGAACCTCAGCGTTCAGATAGAACAACCCCTGCTTTCTCGCCAGGTATACCAGATACGAGAGGATCTCCATGCCCACACCCTTTCTCTGATAGTCATCTCTGACGACTATGGCCACCTCTGCGGTATGCGTTCCCTCCGCGATGCTGTACTGTCCGAGGCCGATCACCTCCTCTTTGTCATCCTCCTCGATCACGGCGAGAATTACCATCTCTCTGGTGTAATCTATAACAACAAAATCCTGAAGCTGCTTGTGGCTCATGCCCTTGCGTGCTGATGCGAAACGCTGGTACATCGTCTCGTCTGATAGAGAGTAGAAGAAATCCTTCAGGAGCGGCTCGTCTGTGATCCTGACCGGCCTGAGAAGTATGTTGATGCCGGTCTTCGTCGTTCTGTACGTCTCCAGGTGCTCCGGGTACTCGCCCTTCTCGCCGGGTATGAACTGCTGGTCCGCATAGATGAGCGAGAGCCGCTTCGCCTCCTCTAAAAGCCACGGCCGGAACTTCGGGTGCGCCAGGGCTATGAGATCCATCGCACGCTCCCTGACGTTCTTGCCGTGGAGGTAGGCGATCCCGTACTCTGTGACCACATAATGCAGATCCCCTCTCGTCAGTGTGACCCCTGCGCCCTCCCTGAGCATCGGAACTATCCTCGATATCCTCCCGTTCTCAGCGGTCGATGGCAAAGCGAGAATCGCCTTGCCCCCGGGCGAGAGGACCGCGCCGCGCATGAAGTCTGCCTGGCCTCCAATGCCGCTGTGGAAGAACGTTCCGAGAGACTCGGCTGTCGCCTGGCCTGTGAGATCGACCTCCATCGCGCTGTTGATCGATACCATGTTCCGGTTCTTCGCTATGATGAGAGGATTGTTCGTGTAATCGATCGTCTTGAACTCTATCGCCGGATTATCATGTATGTACTCGTACGTCTTCCGGGTGCCCATGCAGAACGAGGCTATGGTCTTGTATCTGTCTATGCTCTTCATCGAGTTATCAACAGCCCCTACCTTCATGAGCTCTATGAACCCATCTGTCAGAAGCGATGTGTGAATGCCGAGATGCTTCTTGTGCTTCAGGTTTGCGAGGACCGCGTTCGGTATCATTCCGTAGCCGGCCTCGATCGTGGATCCGTCCTCCACTATCCGCGCCACATACCTTCCAATCTGCTGGGCCAGCTCTGTCGGCACGCTCTCCACGTACTCCAGGAGAGGCTCGTCGTGGGGTATAACAAAGCTCACATCATCCATGTGGATGAAGCCGTCTCCCTGGACCCTGGGCATGTTCGAGTTTATCTGTGCTATGACAACTGACGCTCTCTCCACAGCAGCCTTCACGATGTCAACGCTTATCCCCAGGTTCAGGTAACCGTGCCTGTCCGGAGGTGTTGTCTGTATTAACGCGACATCTATCGGTATGCGCCCCCTGTCTATCAGATCAGGTATCGCTGAGAAGAATATGGGGGTATAATCCGCGAGCTCCTTGTTCACAGCATCGCGCGTGCTTCTCCCGATGAAGAATGTGTTCAGCCTGAAGTTCTCCCTGAACTTGATGTCTGTGTATGGAGCAGCGCCCAGCGTCCATACGTGAAGTATCTCAGTGTCGAAGAAGGCCTTCGGATGCTCCCTAACGTAGTCGGCGAGCGCCTGGACCAGGAACTGCGGCTCGCCGCAGCCGGTGCCTATGAAGATCCTGTCGCCCGCGTGTATGTGGCTGAACGCCCTCTCCAGCGAGACGAACTTTTCAGGCCACTGCGCCCTCAGATCACTGTAGTAGTGCTCCATGATCTCCATAAGCTTCCCCCAGGCTCAATTAAAGGCTGACTTAATTAATTTTACCTGCAGAGGATTTATGCGCCCATACAGGCAGATGTATCTCCATGGATCTGGATCGTCTTGTGCTGGGCGCAGAACTCCCAGATGGTGTTCTGATCAGATTCCGGCCGTTCTCCGAGGGGGACGCTGATATGATAAGGGACGTATACCAGCACAGGCACTACGATCTCCTGGACATACGCCCGGGCGAGGTGGTGTTTGATGTTGGCGCGCATATCGGATCGTTCGCGTTAAGAGCTGCAGGGATGGTGGGGGAGGATGGCCTTGTGGTCGCGGTGGAGCCGGAGCGGAGCAACTACGAGCTTCTCAGGATGAATTCGGAGGGAATGGATAGCATCATTCCACTGCGCATGGCTCTGTCTGATTTCAGGGGAACTGGCAGGCTATTTCTTGCAGAGGGGACAGTTGCTCACTCCCTGGTCTTCCGCAGAAGCACCTTCTGGGATGAGGTTCCTGTCAACACCATGAACGGTCTCATCGAGGAGCTTGGGATCGGGCCGGATGTGGTCAAGATCGACGCTGAGGGTGCTGCGCTGAAGATCCTGAGCTGTGCTGATAGAATGCGCTGCAGGAAGATCGCGATCGCAGCGTACCACTTCCCTGCTGAGGACCTCCAGGTCGCAGGCAGGCTGCGATCGATGGGTTTCATGCCGAATATAATCCATGTGAGGGCGAGCGTATACAGAAGCCCTTTCGCCCCAAGCGTGCCCATAGTCACGGGCGAGTGGAGGGGAAACGTCTGAGATCTGAGTCATGCGAAACTCAACAGGAACGTCTGCAGGTCGAGTACGAGAGAGATGACGCTGAAGAAGTGCAGCTGAGTCATGCGGATCTAAACAGAAACGCCTGCAGGATCATGTGAAAACGTCCTCAGATCCTCTAAGCCTCATCTCCGGGTCATTCCAGGGCAAAGCATATCTCTGACTCTGACCGCCATCTTTTTATATATGACATTTGTTAGCATGTACCACGTTAACACTAGGAGATAGCTATGAGCGAGATTGGCAAACGTGTTCGTCTGGAAAGAATCATGGACAGGGACAGCGGGAACACCGTGATAATACCTCTTGATCACGGG
The sequence above is drawn from the Methanothrix sp. genome and encodes:
- a CDS encoding ferritin family protein is translated as MPEFATPFAGMASDRKLTKQELVRAIRYVIAAEYEAIQLYTQLAESTDDDRARAVLIDIADEEVVHAGEFLRLLKELEPREEELYKEGYEEVEEILAKLRK
- a CDS encoding mRNA surveillance protein pelota, coding for MRVVKRSLRGDEGEISLVAESLDDLWHLKHLVSPGDLVFATTQRKISGATDKLRPEKAERRTVRLGIAVEAVEFHTYSNWLRIHGVIKSGVDIGSYHTLNIEAGSELSIIKRWRPDELQRIEEAVAESNRPRVVLALVEEGEATIGVLRQFGVQTVAEIRGGSGKGSGSSVRDDFLKEVADQIANSAGDDAYVVLAGPGFTKEDLRKVMEARYPDLLKRLTMDDASSTGRSGFQEVLRRGTVDRIVEASRISRETRLMDDLMKEIATDGRAAYGIREVREAANYGAIETLMITDNLVRRGEMEELIRDVTGGRGRVVIFSSEFEPGERLEALGGVAALLRFRIPGAS
- a CDS encoding DUF115 domain-containing protein, whose protein sequence is MRFEEWDRIYKRILADFSFSRSRDEEAARVLSSLLDSIDQITLDELKDAVRGRDVVVCGNAPRLRDEIGGITPSDVVVAADGATSVLLEHDVIPDIIVTDLDGCIPDIIDANRRGSAVVVHAHGDNIDKLKEHVPHLRRVLGTTQASPLENVHNFGGFTDGDRAVFLALEFMPKSIRLIGFDFDDENVTPRKSKKLRWAKVLLEIALGPRCTDP
- the aspS gene encoding aspartate--tRNA(Asn) ligase, which encodes MILRTHYSGEIRPEMDGSEVTLAGHVHEIRDLGGICFLVLRDREGLAQVTVLTKRADRKLVETVRGVSRESVVLVRGRVKAEPKAPNGFEILPEAVEVLSRADSPLPLDPTGKVGAELDTRLDARFLDLRRPASMAVFKIESAVMRSLRNTFYENGFIEVCTPKIVATATEGGTALFPISYFEREAFLNQSPQLYKQMLMATGLDRVFEIGPIFRAEEHDTRRHLNEAISVDIEMSYADHEDVMSLLENAVSSAYRYVLESCDKELQILGVELDVPKTPFRRITYTEALEMASESGKKSMEWGDDIDTETEHYLGSVIGEHYFLTDWPSSVKPYYTQPYDDKPEICKGFDLMHPTMELASGAQRVHDYDLLVSRIKEKGLNPESFEFYLKPFRYGMPPHAGWGLGLARLVQTMLGLENIRDAVLFPRDRRRLVP
- the pstB gene encoding phosphate ABC transporter ATP-binding protein PstB; translation: MFKIESRNLSLWYGNKQALKNITLGIPENKITALIGPSGCGKSTFIRCINRMNDLISGVRIEGEILYDGKNIYDKDMDVVSLRKKIGMVFQKPNPFPMSIYDNVAYGPRIHGYRNIDRIVEQSLKDAALWEEVEDRLDQPAMGLSGGQQQRLCIARALAMRPEVLLFDEPCSALDPISTARIEGLMESLRGRYTQIIVTHNMQQAARVSDYTAYFYMGEMIEFGETKQIFENPRERSTEDYITGRFG
- the phoU gene encoding phosphate signaling complex protein PhoU — encoded protein: MGVLSPYREKYHRDLNALRTMTKELSDLVSSSIERSVEALCRNDAILAREVVQGDYAVDDLSVKLESKCMELLALQQPMAKDLRMIIGILKIGIDLERAGDLAVDIARAVIQTKDRDHIEKPDGLSRMARIAVEMLSGAMEALERGDPEMARNVTRHDYEIDSLYVKVRDALMMMTAENMSLMDRTIPMLMVNRHLERIGDHICNICESIVYMIEGKREHLN
- a CDS encoding phosphate uptake regulator PhoU, with translation METRKVQRTGKSTFIVSLPKGWAVRNGIKPGSIVYITQGDSGDLILSPQRTSQNLKVKLDIGEKSGEALIRDIIGCYLSGYRTIEVVSTYMTPEQKRDIHQIVSKLIGPEILEETGNKVLIQDLLNSEELQSDRALRRLRTVVRSMIQDAIDSLIGMKKSLAEDVIQRDDDVDRLNLLVSRQFTEMLRTGALSQSSLDVITAFNYALAASNLERIADHAHTIAALVIEHSTPVPEDMAVELSRISAIIGGLIDEAISALLNRNTETANSIIERTKEIRREAMRNLEPIISSSSAENQEEIMMRMVVSSSIARFLDHIKNIGEFTINMTHAQLHNH
- a CDS encoding GNAT family N-acetyltransferase; translated protein: MEIMEHYYSDLRAQWPEKFVSLERAFSHIHAGDRIFIGTGCGEPQFLVQALADYVREHPKAFFDTEILHVWTLGAAPYTDIKFRENFRLNTFFIGRSTRDAVNKELADYTPIFFSAIPDLIDRGRIPIDVALIQTTPPDRHGYLNLGISVDIVKAAVERASVVIAQINSNMPRVQGDGFIHMDDVSFVIPHDEPLLEYVESVPTELAQQIGRYVARIVEDGSTIEAGYGMIPNAVLANLKHKKHLGIHTSLLTDGFIELMKVGAVDNSMKSIDRYKTIASFCMGTRKTYEYIHDNPAIEFKTIDYTNNPLIIAKNRNMVSINSAMEVDLTGQATAESLGTFFHSGIGGQADFMRGAVLSPGGKAILALPSTAENGRISRIVPMLREGAGVTLTRGDLHYVVTEYGIAYLHGKNVRERAMDLIALAHPKFRPWLLEEAKRLSLIYADQQFIPGEKGEYPEHLETYRTTKTGINILLRPVRITDEPLLKDFFYSLSDETMYQRFASARKGMSHKQLQDFVVIDYTREMVILAVIEEDDKEEVIGLGQYSIAEGTHTAEVAIVVRDDYQRKGVGMEILSYLVYLARKQGLFYLNAEVLVENQAVLRMFERLNLRTERKLEGGVYSVKIYL
- a CDS encoding FkbM family methyltransferase; its protein translation is MDLDRLVLGAELPDGVLIRFRPFSEGDADMIRDVYQHRHYDLLDIRPGEVVFDVGAHIGSFALRAAGMVGEDGLVVAVEPERSNYELLRMNSEGMDSIIPLRMALSDFRGTGRLFLAEGTVAHSLVFRRSTFWDEVPVNTMNGLIEELGIGPDVVKIDAEGAALKILSCADRMRCRKIAIAAYHFPAEDLQVAGRLRSMGFMPNIIHVRASVYRSPFAPSVPIVTGEWRGNV